The following coding sequences lie in one Nocardioides sambongensis genomic window:
- a CDS encoding acyl-CoA thioesterase, whose protein sequence is MPVERPTRADYVTWRQATTRWSDDDVYGHLNNARYFDLIDTAVNAHLAEATGTDIRTLPAIGVVAEVSCRYFAEAGYPHPIDLGLVVDKVGTSSVIYRVGLFQGDPEDDGALARAEGRFVHVYVDNTDPARPVTPLPDVVRDAVTPLLR, encoded by the coding sequence ATGCCCGTCGAACGACCCACCCGTGCCGACTACGTCACCTGGCGGCAGGCGACCACGCGGTGGTCCGACGACGACGTCTACGGCCACCTCAACAACGCCCGCTACTTCGACCTCATCGACACCGCGGTCAATGCGCACCTGGCCGAGGCGACCGGGACGGACATCCGCACCCTGCCCGCGATCGGCGTGGTCGCCGAGGTCTCCTGCCGGTACTTCGCCGAGGCGGGCTACCCGCACCCGATCGACCTCGGGCTGGTGGTCGACAAGGTCGGCACCTCCTCGGTGATCTACCGGGTCGGCCTGTTCCAGGGCGACCCCGAGGACGACGGCGCGCTGGCTCGGGCCGAGGGCCGCTTCGTGCACGTGTACGTCGACAACACCGACCCGGCCCGCCCGGTCACGCCGCTGCCGGAC